One genomic window of Falco cherrug isolate bFalChe1 chromosome 20, bFalChe1.pri, whole genome shotgun sequence includes the following:
- the CAVIN1 gene encoding caveolae-associated protein 1 isoform X1 produces the protein MELTHQQQTLEINAPEKGPSRKKQVTASPGSASQDSQAIMEDTTLQIIEPPTASEASEEQVPEEPIKSDQINGVMVLTLLDKIIGAVDQIQLTQTQLEERQQEMDSAVTSIQGELTKLTKAHTTTSNTVNKMLEKVRKVSVNVKTVRQNLEKQAGQIKKLEANEAELLKRRNFKVMIYQDEVKLPSKLSISKSLKEGEKLEKEGEGEEVPVGEDHAEEDHVQLSSDEEVEIEEIIEESRAERIKRSGMKRVDDFKKAFSKEKMEKTKLKTKENLEKTRHNLEKTRHNLEKRMNKLGTKIVTNERREKMKTSRDKLRKSFTPDHTIYARSKTAVYKVPPFTFHVKKIREGEVEVKATELVEVGGEEGENSDLMRGESPEMHTLLEITEESDAVLVDKSDSE, from the exons TGACAGCTTCTCCCGGCTCTGCTAGCCAGGACTCCCAAGCGATCATGGAGGATACTACTTTGCAAATTATCGAGCCACCAACTGCTTCCGAGGCCTCAGAGGAGCAAGTGCCTGAAGAACCCATCAAATCAGACCAGATCAATGGTGTGATGGTGCTGACCCTTCTGGACAAGATCATTGGAGCAGTGGATCAGATTCAGCTGACCCAAACACAGCTGGAGGAGAGACAGCAAGAGATGGATAGCGCAGTGACCAGCATCCAAGGAGAGCTAACCAAGCTGACAAAGgcacacaccaccaccagcaaCACCGTGAACAAGATGCTGGAAAAAGTGCGCAAGGTGAGCGTCAATGTGAAAACCGTTCGGCAGAACCTGGAAAAGCAAGCTGGGCAGATCAAGAAGCTTGAGGCCAATGAAGCGGAGCTCCTGAAACGCAGAAACTTCAAAGTCATGATCTACCAG GATGAAGTGAAGCTCCCATCTAAACTGAGCATCAGCAAGTCTCTAAAGGAGGGtgaaaagctggagaaggaaggcGAGGGTGAGGAGGTGCCCGTGGGTGAGGACCATGCAGAGGAGGACCATGTGCAactttcctcagatgaagaGGTGGAGATTGAAGAGATTATTGAAGAGTCACGGGCAGAGCGTATCAAAAGGAGCGGCATGAAAAGAGTGGATGACTTTAAGAAGGCATTCTCAAAGGAGAAGATGGAGAAGACTAAGCTAAAGACCAAGGAAAACCTGGAGAAGACCCGCCACAACTTGGAGAAGACCCGCCACAACCTGGAGAAGCGGATGAACAAACTAGGCACCAAGATTGTGACTAAcgaaaggagagagaagatgAAGACCTCTCGGGACAAGCTGAGGAAGTCTTTCACCCCTGACCACACCATCTATGCCAGGTCCAAGACAGCCGTCTACAAAGTGCCACCCTTCACTTTCCATGTCAAGAAAATAAGAGAGGGTGAGGTGGAAGTGAAAGCCACGGAGCTGGTGGAGGTTggtggagaggagggagaaaactCGGATCTGATGCGTGGGGAGAGCCCCGAGATGCACACACTGCTGGAGATAACGGAGGAGTCCGACGCGGTACTGGTGGACAAGAGTGACAGCGAGTAG
- the CAVIN1 gene encoding caveolae-associated protein 1 isoform X2 — protein MEDTTLQIIEPPTASEASEEQVPEEPIKSDQINGVMVLTLLDKIIGAVDQIQLTQTQLEERQQEMDSAVTSIQGELTKLTKAHTTTSNTVNKMLEKVRKVSVNVKTVRQNLEKQAGQIKKLEANEAELLKRRNFKVMIYQDEVKLPSKLSISKSLKEGEKLEKEGEGEEVPVGEDHAEEDHVQLSSDEEVEIEEIIEESRAERIKRSGMKRVDDFKKAFSKEKMEKTKLKTKENLEKTRHNLEKTRHNLEKRMNKLGTKIVTNERREKMKTSRDKLRKSFTPDHTIYARSKTAVYKVPPFTFHVKKIREGEVEVKATELVEVGGEEGENSDLMRGESPEMHTLLEITEESDAVLVDKSDSE, from the exons ATGGAGGATACTACTTTGCAAATTATCGAGCCACCAACTGCTTCCGAGGCCTCAGAGGAGCAAGTGCCTGAAGAACCCATCAAATCAGACCAGATCAATGGTGTGATGGTGCTGACCCTTCTGGACAAGATCATTGGAGCAGTGGATCAGATTCAGCTGACCCAAACACAGCTGGAGGAGAGACAGCAAGAGATGGATAGCGCAGTGACCAGCATCCAAGGAGAGCTAACCAAGCTGACAAAGgcacacaccaccaccagcaaCACCGTGAACAAGATGCTGGAAAAAGTGCGCAAGGTGAGCGTCAATGTGAAAACCGTTCGGCAGAACCTGGAAAAGCAAGCTGGGCAGATCAAGAAGCTTGAGGCCAATGAAGCGGAGCTCCTGAAACGCAGAAACTTCAAAGTCATGATCTACCAG GATGAAGTGAAGCTCCCATCTAAACTGAGCATCAGCAAGTCTCTAAAGGAGGGtgaaaagctggagaaggaaggcGAGGGTGAGGAGGTGCCCGTGGGTGAGGACCATGCAGAGGAGGACCATGTGCAactttcctcagatgaagaGGTGGAGATTGAAGAGATTATTGAAGAGTCACGGGCAGAGCGTATCAAAAGGAGCGGCATGAAAAGAGTGGATGACTTTAAGAAGGCATTCTCAAAGGAGAAGATGGAGAAGACTAAGCTAAAGACCAAGGAAAACCTGGAGAAGACCCGCCACAACTTGGAGAAGACCCGCCACAACCTGGAGAAGCGGATGAACAAACTAGGCACCAAGATTGTGACTAAcgaaaggagagagaagatgAAGACCTCTCGGGACAAGCTGAGGAAGTCTTTCACCCCTGACCACACCATCTATGCCAGGTCCAAGACAGCCGTCTACAAAGTGCCACCCTTCACTTTCCATGTCAAGAAAATAAGAGAGGGTGAGGTGGAAGTGAAAGCCACGGAGCTGGTGGAGGTTggtggagaggagggagaaaactCGGATCTGATGCGTGGGGAGAGCCCCGAGATGCACACACTGCTGGAGATAACGGAGGAGTCCGACGCGGTACTGGTGGACAAGAGTGACAGCGAGTAG